In the genome of Mycobacterium kansasii ATCC 12478, one region contains:
- a CDS encoding rhomboid-like protein — translation MTNASVSARVRSWALVVWHFVSNAPLTYTWLLVLAITTIIQNQLTGRQLHSVLLHRSTNIRHLGRDPLEVLFSSLLWIDGRNLEPYLLLFTLFLAPAEHWLGQLRWLTVGLTAHIGATYFSEGLLYFAIQMRDASERLVQSRDIGVSYFLVGVMAVLTYHIAKPWRWGYLGVLFVIFGFPLITMDKTELDFTAIGHFTAILIGLAFYPMARERQRPAWNPARLKEIFRKRGSQEAPAPHTV, via the coding sequence GTGACGAATGCATCGGTGTCGGCGCGAGTGCGCAGCTGGGCGCTCGTGGTGTGGCATTTCGTCAGCAACGCGCCACTGACGTACACCTGGCTGTTGGTACTGGCGATCACGACGATCATCCAGAACCAGCTCACCGGGCGGCAGTTGCACAGCGTCCTGCTGCACCGGTCGACCAACATCAGGCACCTGGGGCGAGATCCGCTGGAGGTGCTGTTCTCCAGCCTGTTGTGGATCGACGGCCGGAACCTGGAGCCCTACCTTTTACTGTTCACGCTGTTTCTCGCTCCCGCCGAGCATTGGCTTGGCCAGTTGCGTTGGCTCACAGTAGGACTGACCGCTCACATCGGCGCTACCTACTTCAGCGAGGGTTTGCTCTACTTCGCGATCCAAATGCGTGACGCGTCCGAACGTCTGGTGCAGTCGCGCGACATCGGGGTCAGCTACTTCCTGGTGGGGGTGATGGCCGTACTGACCTATCACATCGCCAAGCCGTGGCGGTGGGGCTACCTGGGCGTGCTGTTCGTCATCTTCGGCTTCCCGCTGATCACCATGGACAAGACCGAGCTGGACTTCACCGCGATCGGACACTTCACGGCCATCCTCATCGGCCTGGCCTTCTATCCGATGGCTCGAGAACGCCAACGGCCGGCGTGGAATCCGGCGAGGCTCAAGGAGATTTTCCGCAAGCGAGGCTCGCAGGAGGCGCCGGCCCCCCATACCGTCTAA
- a CDS encoding bifunctional ADP-dependent NAD(P)H-hydrate dehydratase/NAD(P)H-hydrate epimerase: MRHYYSADEIRDAEAPLLASLPDGALMRRAAYGLATEIIRELTHRTGGVAGRRVCAVVGSGDNGGDALWAATFLRRRGASACAVLLNPERTHRKALAAFTKAGGRVVEKVSAATDLVVDGVVGISGSGPLRPAAAEVFAAVHDAGIPVVAVDIPSGVDVATGAITGPAVRAALTVTFGGLKPVHALADCGHVVLVDIGLDLPDTDLRGFQAADVLARWPVPGPDDDKYTQGVTGVLAGSSTYPGAAVLCTGAAVAATSGMVRYAGSAHAEVLAHWPEVIASPTPAAAGRVQAWVVGPGLGTSDEEAAGALWFALETDLPVLVDADGLTMLAAHPELVVNRRAPTVLTPHAGEFARLAGAPPGPDRVSACRKLADTFGATVLLKGNVTVIADPGGPVYLSPAGQSWAATAGSGDVLSGMIGALLASGLAPAEAAAAAAFVHARAARLSAVDPGPGGAPTSASRILHHIRAALAAL, encoded by the coding sequence ATGCGGCATTACTACTCTGCAGACGAGATCCGCGACGCCGAAGCACCGCTATTGGCCAGCCTGCCCGACGGCGCACTGATGCGGCGGGCGGCCTACGGATTGGCCACCGAGATCATTCGGGAGCTGACCCACCGCACCGGCGGGGTTGCCGGCCGCCGGGTGTGTGCGGTCGTCGGATCCGGTGACAACGGCGGTGACGCGCTGTGGGCAGCCACCTTCCTGCGCCGTCGCGGGGCGTCGGCCTGCGCGGTGCTGCTCAACCCGGAACGTACCCACCGTAAGGCGTTGGCGGCGTTCACCAAAGCCGGCGGCCGCGTCGTCGAAAAGGTTTCTGCCGCAACCGATCTCGTTGTCGACGGGGTGGTGGGCATCTCCGGTTCCGGGCCGCTGCGGCCCGCGGCGGCCGAGGTGTTCGCCGCCGTGCACGACGCCGGGATCCCGGTGGTCGCCGTCGACATCCCCAGCGGTGTCGACGTGGCGACCGGGGCGATCACCGGTCCCGCGGTGCGTGCCGCGCTGACCGTCACCTTCGGTGGCCTCAAACCGGTCCACGCGCTGGCCGATTGCGGTCACGTCGTGCTCGTCGATATCGGTCTCGACCTGCCCGACACCGATCTGCGGGGGTTTCAAGCCGCCGACGTACTCGCGCGCTGGCCGGTACCCGGCCCCGACGACGACAAGTACACCCAGGGCGTCACCGGTGTCCTGGCCGGGTCCTCGACGTATCCGGGTGCGGCGGTGCTGTGCACCGGTGCAGCTGTTGCGGCCACCTCGGGGATGGTCCGCTACGCCGGCAGCGCCCATGCCGAGGTGCTCGCGCACTGGCCCGAAGTGATCGCGTCACCCACCCCGGCGGCGGCCGGACGAGTGCAGGCCTGGGTTGTCGGGCCGGGACTGGGTACCTCAGACGAGGAGGCCGCCGGGGCATTGTGGTTCGCGCTGGAAACCGACCTGCCCGTCCTGGTCGACGCCGACGGGCTGACCATGCTGGCGGCCCACCCGGAATTGGTGGTCAATCGCCGGGCACCGACGGTCCTCACGCCGCATGCCGGTGAATTCGCCAGGCTGGCCGGCGCACCTCCCGGCCCCGATCGGGTCAGCGCGTGTCGTAAGCTCGCCGACACCTTCGGCGCCACCGTGCTGCTCAAGGGGAACGTCACCGTCATCGCCGACCCCGGCGGCCCGGTGTACCTGAGTCCGGCCGGGCAATCCTGGGCGGCCACCGCCGGTTCCGGTGACGTGCTGTCCGGGATGATCGGTGCGCTGCTGGCATCGGGGCTTGCGCCGGCCGAGGCGGCCGCGGCCGCGGCCTTCGTGCATGCCCGAGCGGCCCGGCTTTCGGCCGTCGATCCCGGGCCCGGCGGTGCGCCGACATCCGCATCACGAATCCTGCACCACATCAGGGCCGCCCTGGCTGCTCTGTAG
- the tsaB gene encoding tRNA (adenosine(37)-N6)-threonylcarbamoyltransferase complex dimerization subunit type 1 TsaB, giving the protein MSLVLAIDTATPAVTAGVVRLDGFVTMAQRVTVDARAHAERLTPNVLAALADTALSMSELDAVVVGCGPGPFTGLRVGMATAAAYGHALQIPVYGVCSLDAIGGQTSGDTLVVTDARRREVYWARYRDGVRTAGPAVNAPADVDPGPARAVAGSPEHAALFGLPRCEPVYPTPAGLVGAVREWSDNPPPLMPLYLRRPDAKPLAART; this is encoded by the coding sequence ATGAGCCTCGTCCTTGCCATCGACACCGCGACCCCGGCCGTGACCGCGGGCGTGGTGCGCCTCGATGGCTTTGTCACCATGGCTCAGCGGGTCACCGTCGACGCGCGGGCGCACGCCGAACGGCTGACACCTAACGTGCTGGCCGCACTCGCCGACACGGCGCTGAGCATGAGCGAGCTGGACGCCGTGGTGGTCGGCTGCGGCCCCGGCCCGTTTACCGGGCTGCGGGTCGGGATGGCGACGGCCGCGGCCTACGGGCATGCGCTGCAGATCCCGGTGTACGGCGTGTGCAGCCTGGACGCGATCGGCGGCCAAACCAGCGGTGACACGCTGGTCGTCACCGACGCACGCCGGCGCGAGGTTTACTGGGCTCGGTACCGCGATGGGGTCCGCACCGCCGGGCCGGCCGTCAATGCCCCGGCAGACGTCGATCCCGGGCCGGCCCGCGCCGTCGCCGGCTCGCCCGAGCACGCGGCGTTGTTCGGCCTGCCACGGTGTGAGCCGGTGTACCCGACGCCGGCCGGGCTGGTCGGGGCGGTGCGCGAATGGTCCGACAACCCGCCGCCGCTGATGCCGCTGTATCTGCGACGCCCGGATGCCAAGCCGTTGGCGGCTCGCACATGA
- a CDS encoding glutamate decarboxylase: MSRSHPSVPAHSIAPAYTGRMFTAPIPALRLPEESMDPEAAYQFIHDELMLDGSSRLNLATFVTTWMDPEAGQLMAETFDKNMIDKDEYPATAAIESRCVSMVADLFHAEGLRDDDPGSATGVSTIGSSEAVMLGGLAMKWRWRARTKDWKGRTPNLVMGSNVQVVWEKFCRYFDVEPRYLPMEKGRYVITPEQVIDAVDEDTIGVVAILGTTYTGELEPVAEICAALDGLAARGGVDVPVHVDAASGGFVVPFLHPDLQWDFRLPRVVSINVSGHKYGLTYPGVGFVVWRGPEYLPEELVFRVNYLGGDMPTFTLNFSRPGNQVVGQYYNFLRLGREGYTKVMQALSQTARWLGEQLEGAEHCELISDGSAIPVVAFRLAGDRGYTEFDLSHELRTCGWQVPAYTMPDNATDISVLRIVVREGLSADLARALHDDISTAVRTLDKVKPGGHYDAQHFAH, encoded by the coding sequence GTGTCCCGCAGCCACCCGTCCGTGCCCGCGCACTCGATTGCTCCGGCCTACACCGGGCGGATGTTCACCGCCCCTATCCCGGCGCTCCGGTTGCCCGAGGAATCGATGGATCCGGAAGCCGCCTACCAGTTCATCCACGACGAGCTCATGCTCGACGGCAGTTCGCGGCTGAACCTGGCCACCTTTGTCACCACCTGGATGGACCCTGAGGCTGGGCAGCTGATGGCCGAGACGTTCGACAAGAACATGATCGACAAAGACGAATACCCGGCGACCGCGGCCATCGAGTCCCGCTGTGTATCCATGGTGGCCGACCTTTTCCATGCCGAGGGGCTGCGCGACGACGACCCGGGCAGCGCCACCGGGGTGTCGACGATCGGCTCCAGTGAGGCGGTAATGCTGGGTGGGCTGGCCATGAAGTGGCGTTGGCGGGCAAGGACCAAGGACTGGAAGGGTCGCACACCCAACCTGGTGATGGGCTCCAACGTGCAGGTGGTGTGGGAGAAGTTCTGCCGGTACTTCGACGTCGAACCCCGTTATCTGCCGATGGAGAAAGGGCGCTACGTCATTACTCCCGAACAGGTCATCGATGCCGTCGACGAGGACACCATCGGTGTGGTGGCGATTCTGGGCACCACCTACACCGGTGAGCTGGAGCCGGTCGCCGAGATCTGCGCGGCGCTGGACGGGCTGGCAGCCCGCGGCGGGGTGGACGTCCCCGTGCACGTCGACGCCGCCAGCGGCGGCTTCGTGGTGCCGTTCCTGCATCCGGACCTGCAGTGGGACTTCCGGCTGCCCCGGGTGGTGTCCATCAACGTCAGCGGCCACAAGTACGGGCTGACCTATCCCGGCGTCGGGTTCGTGGTGTGGCGCGGCCCCGAATATCTGCCCGAGGAACTGGTGTTCCGGGTCAATTACCTGGGCGGGGACATGCCGACGTTCACGCTGAACTTCTCTCGTCCGGGCAACCAGGTTGTCGGCCAGTATTACAACTTCCTGCGGCTGGGCCGCGAGGGTTACACCAAGGTCATGCAGGCGCTGTCGCAGACGGCGCGGTGGCTCGGCGAGCAGCTGGAGGGCGCCGAGCATTGCGAGTTGATCTCGGACGGTTCGGCGATTCCGGTGGTCGCCTTCCGGCTCGCCGGGGACCGCGGTTACACCGAGTTCGACCTCTCGCACGAGTTGCGGACGTGCGGATGGCAGGTGCCGGCATACACCATGCCGGACAACGCCACCGACATCTCCGTACTGCGCATTGTGGTGCGGGAAGGACTGTCCGCCGACCTGGCCCGGGCATTGCATGACGACATCTCTACCGCGGTGCGAACCCTGGACAAGGTCAAGCCCGGCGGGCATTACGACGCCCAGCACTTCGCGCATTAG
- the tsaE gene encoding tRNA (adenosine(37)-N6)-threonylcarbamoyltransferase complex ATPase subunit type 1 TsaE translates to MAEQQKLERVEDTVALGARLGQQLRAGDVVVLSGPLGAGKTVLAKGIAATMDVEGPVTSPTYVLARVHPARRPGRPAMIHVDLYRLLDRPGTALLGELDSLDLDAELDDAVVVVEWGEGLAERLSQRHLDVRLERVSHSDVRIATWQWVCS, encoded by the coding sequence GTGGCTGAGCAGCAAAAACTGGAGCGCGTCGAGGACACCGTCGCCCTGGGAGCCAGGTTGGGTCAGCAGCTGCGGGCCGGCGACGTGGTGGTGCTCTCCGGTCCATTGGGCGCTGGAAAGACCGTGCTGGCCAAGGGAATTGCGGCAACCATGGATGTCGAAGGTCCGGTCACCTCGCCGACCTACGTGTTGGCGCGCGTACACCCGGCGCGCCGCCCCGGCCGTCCGGCGATGATCCATGTCGACCTGTATCGCTTGCTGGACCGGCCCGGGACCGCGCTGCTCGGCGAGCTCGACTCACTGGACCTTGACGCCGAACTCGACGACGCGGTGGTGGTGGTCGAGTGGGGTGAGGGCCTGGCCGAACGTCTTTCGCAGCGACACCTCGACGTCCGGTTGGAGCGAGTCAGCCATTCCGACGTGCGGATCGCGACCTGGCAGTGGGTGTGTTCATGA
- the glmS gene encoding glutamine--fructose-6-phosphate transaminase (isomerizing) yields MCGIVGYVGQRPACEVVLDALRRMEYRGYDSSGMAVVDGEGKLTVRRRAGRLANLEAAVADMAPSELTGTTGLGHTRWATHGRPTDRNAHPHRDAAGKIAVVHNGIIENFAMLRQELETGGVEFASDTDTEVAVHLVSQAYHQGDTAGDFVASVLSVLRRLEGHFTLVFANADDPGTIVAARRSTPLVLGIGDGEMFVGSDVAAFIEHTRHAVELGQDQAVVITADGYRIIDFDGNPDDASAREFHIDWDLAAAEKGGYEYFMLKEIAEQPTAVADTLLGHFVGNRIVLDEQRLSDQELRDIDKVFVVACGTAYHSGLLAKYAIEHWTRLPVEVELASEFRYRDPVLDRSTLVVAVSQSGETADTLEAVRHAKEQKAKVLAICNTNGSQIPRECDAVLYTRAGPEIGVASTKTFLAQVTANYLLGLALAQARGTKYPDEVEREYRELEGMPDLVARVISGVKPVADLAYRFAQSSTVLFLGRHVGYPVALEGALKLKELAYMHAEGFAAGELKHGPIALIEDDLPVIVIMPSPKGSATLHAKLLSNIREIQTRGAVTIVIAEEGDDTVRPYADHLIEIPAVSTLLQPLLSTIPLQVFAAAVAQARGYDVDKPRNLAKSVTVE; encoded by the coding sequence ATGTGCGGAATTGTCGGCTACGTGGGGCAGCGTCCTGCCTGCGAGGTCGTCCTGGACGCGCTGCGTCGGATGGAGTACCGCGGCTACGACTCCTCGGGCATGGCGGTGGTCGACGGTGAGGGCAAGCTCACGGTGCGCCGTCGTGCCGGCCGGCTGGCCAACCTGGAGGCGGCGGTGGCCGACATGGCGCCGTCCGAGTTGACCGGCACCACCGGCTTGGGTCACACCCGCTGGGCCACCCACGGTCGTCCCACCGATCGCAACGCGCACCCGCACCGCGACGCCGCCGGCAAGATCGCGGTCGTCCACAACGGCATCATCGAGAACTTCGCCATGTTGCGCCAGGAGCTGGAGACGGGCGGTGTGGAGTTTGCCAGCGACACCGACACCGAGGTCGCGGTGCACCTGGTGTCGCAGGCGTATCACCAGGGCGACACGGCCGGCGATTTCGTTGCCTCCGTACTGTCCGTGCTGCGCCGGCTGGAGGGCCACTTCACCCTGGTGTTCGCCAACGCCGACGATCCCGGCACCATCGTCGCGGCCCGCCGCTCGACTCCGCTGGTGCTCGGTATCGGCGACGGCGAGATGTTCGTCGGCTCCGACGTGGCCGCGTTCATCGAACACACCCGCCACGCGGTCGAACTAGGCCAGGACCAGGCGGTGGTGATCACCGCGGACGGCTACCGGATTATCGACTTCGACGGCAACCCCGATGACGCGAGTGCGCGTGAGTTTCATATCGACTGGGACCTGGCCGCCGCGGAAAAGGGTGGCTACGAGTACTTCATGCTCAAAGAGATCGCCGAACAGCCCACCGCGGTGGCCGACACATTGCTGGGGCATTTCGTGGGCAACCGGATCGTGCTCGACGAACAACGCCTGAGCGATCAGGAACTGCGCGACATCGACAAGGTGTTCGTGGTGGCCTGCGGCACGGCGTACCACTCCGGGCTACTCGCCAAATACGCGATCGAGCACTGGACGCGACTGCCGGTGGAAGTGGAGTTGGCCAGCGAATTCCGCTACCGCGACCCGGTTTTGGACCGCAGTACCCTGGTCGTGGCGGTCTCGCAGTCCGGGGAAACCGCCGACACGCTGGAGGCGGTCCGCCACGCCAAGGAGCAGAAGGCCAAGGTGCTGGCCATCTGCAACACCAACGGCTCCCAGATCCCACGGGAGTGCGACGCGGTCCTTTACACCCGCGCGGGCCCGGAGATCGGCGTCGCCTCCACCAAGACGTTCCTGGCCCAGGTCACCGCCAACTACCTGCTCGGTCTGGCCTTGGCGCAGGCCCGTGGCACCAAATACCCCGACGAGGTGGAACGCGAGTACCGCGAGCTGGAGGGGATGCCCGATCTGGTGGCCCGGGTCATCTCCGGCGTCAAGCCGGTGGCCGACCTGGCCTACCGGTTCGCGCAGTCATCGACGGTACTGTTCCTGGGTCGCCATGTCGGCTACCCGGTGGCGCTGGAAGGTGCGCTCAAACTCAAGGAACTGGCCTACATGCACGCCGAGGGTTTCGCGGCCGGTGAGCTCAAACACGGCCCGATCGCCCTGATCGAAGACGACCTGCCGGTGATCGTCATCATGCCCTCGCCCAAGGGCTCGGCCACGCTGCACGCGAAGCTGCTGTCCAATATCCGCGAGATCCAGACCCGGGGCGCGGTGACCATCGTGATCGCCGAGGAGGGCGACGACACGGTGCGTCCCTACGCCGATCACCTGATCGAAATCCCCGCCGTGTCAACACTTTTGCAACCGCTGCTGTCGACCATCCCGCTTCAGGTGTTCGCCGCTGCGGTCGCCCAGGCCCGGGGTTACGACGTGGACAAGCCGCGCAACCTGGCCAAGTCCGTCACCGTGGAGTAG
- the tsaD gene encoding tRNA (adenosine(37)-N6)-threonylcarbamoyltransferase complex transferase subunit TsaD translates to MTIVLAIETSCDETGVGIARLGGTGVGATVTLLADEVASSVDEHVRFGGVVPEIASRAHLEALGPLMRRALAAAGVQRPDVVAATIGPGLAGALLVGVAAAKAYAAAWGVPFYGVNHLGGHLAADVYEHGPLPECVALLVSGGHTHLLHVRSLAEPIVELGSTVDDAAGEAYDKVARLLGLGYPGGRVLDDLARTCGREAAEIPVFPRGMTGPRDDPYAFSFSGLKTAVARYVESNPDFRPADVAAGFQESVADVLTRKAVRAATDLGVSTLLIAGGVAANSRLRELATQRCAAAGLSLRIPRPRLCTDNGAMIAAFAAHLVAAAAPPSPLDVPSDPGLPVVVGQLS, encoded by the coding sequence ATGACTATCGTGCTGGCCATCGAAACCTCGTGCGACGAAACGGGAGTGGGCATCGCGCGGCTGGGCGGCACGGGTGTCGGGGCCACGGTGACATTGCTGGCCGACGAAGTGGCCTCTAGCGTCGACGAGCACGTGCGTTTCGGCGGGGTGGTTCCCGAGATCGCCTCCCGGGCTCACCTGGAAGCGCTTGGTCCGCTCATGCGCCGGGCGCTGGCGGCGGCGGGTGTGCAGCGACCGGACGTCGTTGCGGCCACCATCGGCCCGGGCCTGGCCGGTGCGCTGCTGGTGGGAGTGGCGGCGGCCAAGGCCTACGCGGCGGCCTGGGGGGTGCCGTTCTACGGCGTCAACCACCTCGGCGGGCACCTGGCGGCCGACGTCTACGAACACGGCCCCCTGCCCGAGTGCGTGGCGCTGCTGGTGTCCGGCGGACACACCCACCTGCTGCACGTGCGCTCGCTTGCCGAGCCGATCGTCGAGCTGGGCAGCACCGTCGACGACGCCGCCGGTGAGGCCTACGACAAGGTGGCACGGCTGCTGGGGCTGGGTTATCCGGGCGGCAGGGTGCTCGACGACCTGGCCCGCACCTGCGGCCGGGAGGCCGCGGAGATCCCCGTGTTCCCGCGCGGCATGACCGGTCCGCGCGATGATCCCTACGCGTTCAGCTTCTCCGGGCTCAAGACCGCGGTGGCCCGCTATGTCGAGAGCAATCCAGACTTCCGGCCCGCCGACGTCGCGGCCGGGTTCCAGGAGTCCGTCGCCGACGTGCTGACCAGGAAGGCGGTGCGCGCGGCCACCGACCTGGGGGTGTCGACCTTGCTGATCGCGGGCGGCGTGGCCGCCAACTCCCGGTTGCGCGAGCTGGCCACCCAGCGCTGCGCCGCGGCGGGCCTGAGTCTGCGTATCCCCAGACCCCGGCTGTGCACCGACAACGGCGCCATGATCGCCGCTTTCGCGGCACACCTGGTGGCCGCGGCAGCGCCGCCGTCGCCGCTGGACGTACCCAGCGACCCCGGACTGCCCGTGGTAGTTGGGCAGCTGAGCTAG
- the rimI gene encoding ribosomal protein S18-alanine N-acetyltransferase — MTAHIQPVTLGALTPADARRCAELEARLFDGDDPWPAVAFERELASARNHYVGARSGDVLVGYAGISRLGRTPPYEYEVHTIGVDPAYQGQGIGRRLLNDLLDFADRGVVYLEVRTDNEAALALYRSVGFEQIGLRRRYYRVSGADAYTMRREARQ, encoded by the coding sequence ATGACCGCCCACATCCAGCCCGTCACCCTCGGTGCGCTGACCCCCGCGGACGCCCGCCGGTGCGCCGAGCTGGAAGCCCGGTTGTTCGACGGCGATGACCCGTGGCCGGCGGTGGCCTTCGAGCGGGAACTGGCCAGCGCGCGCAACCACTATGTGGGCGCTCGCAGCGGCGACGTCCTGGTCGGCTATGCCGGCATTTCCCGGTTGGGCCGCACCCCGCCCTACGAGTACGAGGTGCACACCATCGGGGTGGATCCGGCCTACCAAGGACAGGGCATCGGCCGCCGGCTGCTCAACGACCTGCTCGATTTCGCCGATCGCGGCGTCGTCTACCTGGAGGTCCGCACCGACAACGAGGCCGCCCTGGCGCTGTATCGCAGCGTGGGATTCGAGCAGATCGGCCTGCGCCGGCGCTACTACCGGGTCAGCGGCGCCGACGCCTACACGATGCGACGGGAGGCGCGCCAATGA
- a CDS encoding alpha/beta fold hydrolase: protein MTAVATIVGASARRSLAERSSVVEDPYADEDFERLDSDRGHVVTTPDGVPLTVREAGPVGAPVTVVFAHGFCLRMGAFHFQRMRLGEHWGSKVRMVFYDQRGHGQSGEAAPQTYTLTQLGQDLETVLRATAPRGPIVLVGHSMGGMTVLSHARQFPEHYGQRIVGAAIISSAAEGVTRSPLGEFLKNPALEAVRFTARSAPKLVHRGRTVSRSLIAPILRAASFSDLQVSRSLDAFSQRMMNDTPIATLVEFLQALEVHDETAGLWTLLKVPTLIACGDHDLLTPDEYSKKMAASLPQSELVIVSGASHLALLEKPDAINEGLVRLVDRAIPGVLTLRYRQLRERLRRRG from the coding sequence CTGACCGCGGTCGCCACAATTGTCGGAGCCTCTGCCCGCCGGTCGTTGGCCGAACGCAGCAGTGTGGTCGAAGACCCGTACGCCGACGAGGATTTCGAACGGCTGGACAGCGACCGCGGCCACGTGGTGACCACACCCGACGGGGTACCGCTGACGGTGCGCGAGGCCGGGCCGGTTGGTGCGCCCGTGACCGTGGTGTTCGCCCACGGTTTTTGTCTTCGCATGGGCGCCTTCCATTTTCAGCGGATGCGACTTGGCGAACACTGGGGCTCGAAGGTGCGGATGGTCTTCTACGACCAGCGTGGGCATGGCCAGTCCGGTGAAGCCGCGCCGCAGACCTACACGCTGACCCAACTCGGCCAGGACCTGGAAACGGTCCTGCGGGCGACCGCGCCGCGCGGACCGATTGTGCTGGTGGGACATTCGATGGGCGGAATGACGGTGCTGTCGCATGCCCGCCAGTTCCCCGAGCACTACGGCCAGCGGATCGTGGGGGCCGCGATCATCTCCTCGGCCGCCGAAGGGGTGACACGCTCACCGCTCGGCGAGTTCCTGAAGAACCCGGCGTTGGAAGCCGTGCGGTTCACCGCCCGCTCCGCGCCGAAGCTGGTACACCGGGGCCGCACCGTGTCCCGGTCGCTGATCGCCCCGATCCTGCGCGCTGCGTCCTTCAGCGATCTGCAGGTCAGCCGGAGCCTGGACGCGTTCTCGCAGCGGATGATGAACGACACCCCGATCGCCACCCTGGTGGAGTTCCTGCAGGCCCTGGAAGTCCACGACGAAACCGCCGGGTTGTGGACGTTGCTGAAGGTCCCGACCCTGATCGCCTGCGGCGACCACGACCTGCTGACCCCGGACGAATACTCGAAGAAGATGGCGGCGTCGCTGCCGCAGTCGGAATTGGTCATCGTCAGCGGGGCAAGTCATCTGGCGCTGCTGGAGAAGCCCGACGCCATCAACGAGGGATTGGTTCGGCTGGTCGATCGGGCTATTCCGGGCGTATTGACGTTGCGGTACCGGCAACTGCGAGAACGGTTGCGACGCCGTGGCTGA
- the groES gene encoding co-chaperone GroES — protein sequence MAKVNIKPLEDKILVQANEAETTTASGLVIPDTAKEKPQEGTVVAVGPGRWDEDGEKRIPLDVAEGDTVIYSKYGGTEIKYNGEEYLILSARDVLAVVSK from the coding sequence GTGGCGAAGGTGAACATCAAGCCACTCGAGGACAAGATTCTCGTGCAGGCCAACGAGGCCGAGACCACGACCGCGTCCGGTCTGGTCATTCCCGACACCGCCAAGGAGAAGCCCCAGGAGGGCACCGTCGTCGCTGTCGGCCCCGGCCGGTGGGACGAGGATGGCGAGAAGCGCATCCCGCTGGACGTCGCCGAGGGCGACACCGTCATCTACAGCAAGTACGGCGGCACCGAGATCAAGTACAACGGCGAGGAATACCTGATCCTGTCGGCACGCGACGTGCTGGCTGTCGTTTCCAAGTAA
- the alr gene encoding alanine racemase → MAVTPISRTPGVLAEAVVDLGAVEHNVRVLREHAGSAQVMAVVKADGYGHGATRVAQAALAAGAAELGVATVDEALALRADGITAPVLAWLHPPGIDFGPALVADVEIAVSSTRQLDELLDAVARTGRTATVSVKVDTGLNRNGVPPALYPEMLARLRQAAAEHAIRLRGLMSHLVYADAPQQPINDIQAQRFRDMLSYAREEGVTFEVAHLSNSSATMARPDLTLDLVRPGIAVYGLSPVPERGEMGLVPAMTVKCAVALIKSVPAGEGVSYGHTWIAPHDTTVALLPIGYADGVFRSLGGRLEVLINGRRRPGVGRICMDQFVVDLGPGPVDVAEGDEAILFGPGARGEPTAQDWADLVGTIHYEVVTSPRGRISRTYLEAETVESQRIP, encoded by the coding sequence TTGGCCGTTACGCCGATATCCCGGACACCGGGCGTCCTGGCCGAGGCCGTGGTCGACCTGGGCGCCGTCGAGCACAACGTGCGGGTGTTACGCGAGCACGCCGGAAGCGCGCAGGTCATGGCCGTCGTCAAGGCCGACGGCTACGGCCACGGCGCGACCAGGGTCGCTCAAGCTGCGTTGGCTGCGGGGGCAGCCGAACTCGGCGTCGCCACCGTCGACGAGGCGCTGGCGTTGCGCGCCGACGGCATCACCGCGCCGGTGCTGGCCTGGCTCCATCCGCCCGGTATTGATTTCGGTCCGGCGCTGGTTGCCGACGTCGAAATCGCGGTCTCGTCGACGCGTCAGCTCGACGAGCTGCTGGATGCGGTGGCCCGTACCGGCCGGACGGCAACGGTGAGCGTCAAGGTCGACACGGGCCTCAACCGCAACGGCGTGCCGCCGGCGCTGTACCCGGAGATGCTGGCCAGGTTGCGTCAGGCCGCTGCCGAGCATGCGATCCGGCTGCGGGGGCTGATGTCGCACCTGGTGTACGCGGACGCACCGCAACAGCCCATCAATGACATTCAGGCCCAACGGTTCCGGGACATGCTGTCGTACGCCCGTGAAGAGGGCGTCACCTTCGAGGTGGCGCACCTGTCCAATTCGTCGGCGACCATGGCCCGTCCGGATCTGACCCTCGATCTGGTGCGTCCGGGCATCGCGGTGTACGGGTTGAGCCCGGTACCTGAGCGGGGGGAGATGGGCCTGGTGCCGGCCATGACCGTGAAATGCGCTGTGGCGCTGATCAAGTCGGTTCCCGCAGGAGAGGGCGTGTCGTACGGGCACACCTGGATCGCGCCGCACGACACCACGGTGGCGCTGCTGCCGATCGGTTACGCCGATGGCGTGTTCCGGTCGCTGGGCGGGCGTCTCGAGGTGCTGATCAACGGCCGGCGACGACCGGGCGTCGGCAGGATCTGCATGGACCAGTTCGTCGTCGACCTCGGCCCCGGCCCGGTCGACGTGGCCGAAGGTGACGAGGCCATTCTGTTCGGGCCCGGCGCCCGGGGCGAGCCCACCGCGCAGGACTGGGCCGATCTGGTGGGCACCATCCACTACGAAGTGGTAACCAGTCCGCGGGGACGGATCAGCAGGACCTATCTCGAGGCTGAAACCGTTGAATCCCAACGAATCCCATAG